Within the Gorilla gorilla gorilla isolate KB3781 chromosome 15, NHGRI_mGorGor1-v2.1_pri, whole genome shotgun sequence genome, the region atgtaaaaatgctgCAAATTAAAAACCTCAAAGAAGGGAAATAATTGCAACAAATGGGAATTGATGTTGAATATTTACCTTAAAAACTTATACAACAATAAGAGGAGTGTGCCCTTCAGCAGCATGTATACAAAAATTGCAACGATacagagattagcatggcccctgcacaaggatgactCGCAAATTCATAAAGCtttccataaatatatttattaaaaaccaaTAGGAGGAGCACTTCGAGTCGAGTGTAAGGGCCCTTCACAAAAGCAGAAGGAACACTGGCCCAAACCCCCAGCACCCCGGAAGCAGAGGTGAGATGGGAGCAGCTTGGGAGCGCCCCCATTGGCGCCGCCCTACTGGGGAAGCCGGTCCGTACGTAGGCTTTGCATCTCGCCACCTCCACTTCTGTCCTCAAGAACAAGTCCTAGGTCAAGGAAAACAGCACAGCCTGTTTATAATTAGGAAACACTTAAAACAGCCTGGCATTTGGGAACAGCCATGTTAACGTGAGCAAATTCCTCTCATGAAATAGCCTGCAGCTATTAAGAAGCACGTGTGTGCAGGAAGCGGACGCGCAGGACCTCATGGCGCCAGCGTGAAGTTCCCGGGCATGGTCATGAAAACGTGGTTCTGTAAGAAatcagagggagaaagggagagaagggggagggagacAACCCAAACGTTGGAGGGTATTTGTTGTAAACTTCAAACTTTTGGCAGGTTTGAAATGTTTCATAACTCCGGGGAGGAGTAAGAGGGGTGAAAAGAAACAAGTTCTCTACTTGTGATCAGCAGCTGGTCATAGTGGTTGCCTGGAGTATATGCCTTTTTGTATCCTTTGAATTTCCAGCCatgtaaatgtattatttattccaaaaatagatttacattttaaaaattcagttgtcTCTAACTACTCTTTGTCATCAAGGCTGGTTGAgtcaaatatcacaaagtagacaCCAATGACttcttaaaaatcatatttacaaAGTACAATGGGGGAAATGCTTATACTACAGTaaggttaaaaaaatactaaattgtGTAACTGATctggtttcatatatatatataaatatgcacagaaaaaaatgtaatatatatctgcaCAGAAAAAACCTGAAAGAAACATATGCCAGAATGCTAGCAGTGCTTGTATGCGTGCAGATGACGCAGTCAGTCGGCGCCTTTACTTGTACGTGAGCGCTTAGGGGTCCTGCCTCCGGGGACCACGTGGGGCGGTGAGGCGCTTGAGACAGTGTTTCCCTGCATCGTGGCCGGACCTCTCTACTCAATCCCCAGTGTTTACAGTGAGCATGAATTTTATAAGCAGAAAGAAATTACTTTtaagagccaggcgcagtggctcacacttgtaaccccagcactttgggaggctgaggcgggcggatcacaaggtcaggagttcgagacctgcctggccaacatgctaaaacccagtctctactaaaaatacaaaaattagccgggcgtggtggcgagcgcctgtaatcccagctactccagaggctgaggcaggagaatcgcttgaacccaggaggcggaagttacagtgagctgagaccacaccattgcactccagtctggatgacagagcaagactacatctcaaataaataaataaatacataaataaataaattacttttaagaATCACCAATAGaaatctgtctttgtctttccatcttttttttttttttgagacggagtcttgctctgtcgcccaggctggagtgcaatggcgcaatcttggctcactgcaacctccgcctcctgggttcaagcaattcttctgcctcagcctcctgagtagctgggagtacaggtgcctgccaccacgcctggctaatttttttatttttagtagagacagggtttcatcatgttgttcaggctggtctcgaactcctgacctcatgatccacccaccttggcctcccaaagtgctgggattacaggtgtgagccaccgcgcccagcctttcctTCCATCTTGATTGCAGTGGTGATTACACACATGTAGACATTCATCAGAACTCATCAAAGTATACACTTAAGTCTGTGCATTTTATTACATGTAAGTAACACCTCAATCTGAAAAGTATCAGGCCAACACCACACACTGCAGAGGGGCAGGGCTCCTCCGGCAGTTACTCACTTCCCTTGAAACAGAAGCTCAAACATGGAGTAGTCTTCTGTGACTAAACTTGTTTTCCGCCCTCCCAACTTCCAGGAAGAACCTTCTTCTGAATAGGATTTGAGGTAACTTAGGAAACTGCTCTCAATACGGAATTTTAAAGTTGGTGAGGAAGTCGACAGAAGGGGAAGTCACAGTAGGAAAATCAAGGTACTATCGGGATGAAGTCAGCATGCAGAGCAAGGCCAGCGAGGCCCAGGCGCCAGGCCTTGGTCCCTGCCCACCTCGCCCAGGCCAGCCAGACAGCACGGACTGCCCTACAAGGTCATCTCAGAGAGATGGGGGTGGTCTCTCACTGCTGGCTTTTGATGAGCCCAGGAGGGCTCAGCCTTCACTATCCTCCCTAACAGGCATTTGGGGTGCAGAGATGCTGACGCCCGAATAAGGTTGGGATTCGGGGCCCTTGGGAACACTGGGCacctggtgggtgggtggaggggcaggACCGGCTGCAGCCATGTTTCCCTTAGAAACAGACTGCTGGAATTAATGAACTAAACAAATGAACCAAGGTGCTTCACCCCCAAAAAAAGTGAGTTTTGTTCTGCGTGGAGCGATTGCCTTTGGGAAGCCACCAAGGCCACCTGCCAACAGGCAAATGCTgtgctgctgtctgcctggctgaCTCCGGCCCTCCCAGTCCTGCAAGCTCATGGCCAGGACGATAACGATGACAGGGGCAACACCATGGTCCTCGCTGCCCTTCCTGGGGCAGGAGGGCCCAGAAGACTGATAAGCCAAACCCAGGGCCGCCCTCGGCTGCTTATCTGCCCAGCACCTTTCCTCTAGGTCCTCTCCTCCCACCAGTACAGGGGTCTGGGAGGGGGTTGCAGGGGGTCCTGAACCACAGAACCCTGGAGACTCAGTGGGAGCAGCGGTACCAGGAATCAGGCACCACTCTGCTGCCGTAAGTCTGCGTGAGAGCCACTGGCCAGCTTCCTCTGACTTCCCTGTCCCCTCACCCAAATCGATGACATCAGGAGCTAATGGCCCAGGCTGCCCTTCTGCTGCAGTGCCCATAATTCTTCCGGCAGGCCCCGCCCTGCACTCCACGACCAGCCTGGGTGCCTCATCCTGGTAACCTGACAATGGATTTCGTGGGGCCCACTCTCAGTGCCCGCCAGCCTGTGTCCTGCCTGGCCAGGCAATGAGTACTGGCGGCAGGCAGCTGCCTCACCCCTGCATGACCCCCCAGCCCAGGGGACTCAATGGCGCTGTCATCAAAGGGGCAGCTGTAGATCTAGGAGGGACGTGGAGGGGGCTAGCCCTGGGCCTCTGGCATTGTGGAGGCTGACCTATAGAGAACAGAGCTGGAGCTGGGGAGACATGAAGCCTGCACGTCTAGACCCCAGCAAGGATCCCAGGCTTCCTAGGCACAAACCCCATGGGATCCCCGGGCCCAGCCCCTAAGAACCACGGCAGCTGCGCCAGGCCACTCCTGTCTCCACTTCCATACCCTCCAAAGGAGAGGCACCTCCCCCCTCCCATGGCATCTCCGATCTGAGGACCTGCCACCTCCCAGAGGACCGGAGGCCCTGATGCCCCAAGAATTGGGCTTGGAAAGATGTTAATATCCACTGCCCCAAGTGCCAAGGTTCAGAGGCACTGGTCCAGGACACACAGCAGCGGGGAAGTGGAGCCCTCACTCCAGCCTGCAGTCTGGGCTCTGTTACCGTGCTGtctctccatccttccctccccacaACCAGGGCTGTGTGCCCACCTAACACACCACACACTTCCCAGAAACAGGAGTCACATCCTTTTCAGGGCTGGTAGGGTGGCTGAAGATGGCCCAAAACCTCCTGAATGGAAAAACCTTGATGGGGAGACTGAGGGCCAAGGCAGAggtttgtccaaggtcaccccCAGAGTGGCGGATCCAGGACCCTGGGCAAGATCTTCCTACTGTCCAGGCCTCTCCCCCACCTCTCTTGTGTGGCCCAGCACCCTGGACTCCTCCATGCCCAGGTGTGCTCCCCCCAGGCACActgggggcagggtgggcagcAGGTGCCCCCCACCAGGATAGTGGCTCTTCCTCCGGCAGACCTTCAGCCCTCTGCTCCTGGCAGGACACTGTGGCCCTCCTGCCCACGTTGGTGCGGGTTGAATTTCACGGCCCAGCAGAATTCCCAGGCAGGGCAGCCTGGCTATCCTCCCTGGTCTCTCGGCTCTGAGGGCGTAGACCCAGCCTCTCAGCCTGGAGTTGTGGTGAATTCACGAACAAGTCTCCATCTCCAGAACCTTCCTGAAGAAAAGAGCTCTCCAGGCTGGGGCAAGAAGCCTGTCCCTACAGTGATACAACCACCCCTCAATAACCCCGGGCACCACCTGGCACCCACTGGGGGCCACCAGGGAGCCCACCAAGCCCACTCCGGGCTTGGACAGAGGGCAGGCCTGGAGGAAGGCACATCCAACCCCACTGACCGGCATGCAGCTGGGGCCAGGGGCCTGCTGCCACTGCAGAGGTGAGAAGCAGGAGCAGCAAGACCTGGTGCCCATTAGTCATGGGGGAAAAGCAAAAGGGGGAGACAGGGACAAATCCAGGCCTGGGTGGGCTGCCTGTCAGGGGGAGTGATATCCAAGGAGGAACTGGTGGTCAGAGTGGGGTGGGGGATACCCGATACAATTTGTTCATGCCTCAACACCAGCCACCGCGGGCCTGCCAGCCCTGTGTGCCCTCCCTGGCCCGGAGTCCACAGGGTGCAAAAGGCTGACCGCACAGGACCTCCCGTGAGAACCCTACGCTGCAGAGCTCGTTCTCTTGGCTTCCAGGCCTTTTTATACGCTGTCCTGCTGCTTGGACATTGCCAGTTCCCACCCCTGCACCTACCCAGCTCCTGCGGCACTCAGCTGTCACCCATCTGGGACGCACACCTGTCCGAGGCTCTAGATCAAGGTGGGAGGTTAGTCCTCACTCCTTTCAGGGGCTGGACAGTGAGCTGAAGGCCCAAGCCAAGCTGCACCCAGAAAACCTGCCACTTGGAACTCACCTGACCATCCAAGCCCAGCCCCCAGTGCATGCGACAGATGAGGCAGAGATTGTGCCGTACAGAGATCATATATATAAAGTGCCAGTACAACGCTCTGAAAAATAGTTTTGTCCCAAAATCCAGCGCCTAGGGTGCTCCGGGCCTAGCCTTTGCCAGTGAGGTCCAACGGCTGCAGGAATGGGGGCAGCGGCAGCTCGTCCAGGGCCTCGGGGAAGCGGCCTGGAGAGATGGCGGTGACCAGCACCTGCATGGCGCGCGCGAAGAGCGAGGGCGGCGCCAGGCCCGCCAGCCACTGGAACTTGTCCTCACCCAGCAGCCGCTGCCAGCGCGGCCGGTCGCCCAGCAGCTCCTGGCGGGCCGAGCCGGCGGCACCCACGGGGGTGTACAGCGCCAGGAGGTCCAGCAGCAGCAGGCGGCGCTGGCGCGGCTCCCCTGGAGCTGAGGCGGGGGCTCCGGCGGCGGAGGGAGTGGCCCCGGCGTCGCGGCCCAGCTGGCGCAGCAGCAGCTCGAGAGGCGTGAGGCCGCCGCCGTCGCGCAGACCGGGCGAGGCGCCGTGGCCCAGCAGCAGGAAGAGGCACTCGGGGCGCGCCAGCTCACAGGCCACGTGCAGCGACGTGCCACCGCCCTCCACGCGGCTGCAGCCACGCCGGTCCAGCACGCGCGCCCGCTCTTCGGCCGGGAAGTCGCGCAAGGTGCGCAGGATGCGGCGCAGAATGCCCACGCGGTTGTAGCGCACTGCCAGCGCCACGTGCGGCCCGGGAGCCGCGCAGCAGCGGAAGCCGGCGCTGGGCGGTGCGAGCGCGCGCCGCGGGAACGTGGCCAGCAGGTAATGCGCGTACGCTTGGTGGTCGTGCACGAGCGCGTAGAGCAGCGCCTCAGAGGGCGAGTAGGCGGCGGCGCGCCCGCGCTCGTCCCAGTGGAAGGCCTCGCTGGCGCGCATATCCTCCAGCAGCCACACGGGTAGCAGGTCGCGCACCGCCTGGTAGAAGGCGAACGACGACTTGCGGCACTGCTTCTGCGCTCGCGAGCGCGCCGCGCCCGAGCCCTCGGGCCCGCCGTCCGCGCCACCCCCAGGCCGCCGCGCGTCCCACGGCATGCTGGCGGCGGGGCGCTCCTGGGCCTCAAGGCATGGATCCCGCGAAGGCACACCTGCGGGGAAAGGAAGAGGCCACGGTGAGGCGCGGGGAAACTGGGGAGGCCCGGGGACTCCCCTCTGCCCCTCACACAGCCCCTCCGGTCCTGGCCCGCCAGGCCTTCGTACCtacctccagcctcggccaggcCCTTCCAGTCACCCTACAGCTCCATCTCTCCCACGCCCAGAACCACGGCCTCCATCCTTGATCTAGCTGTACCTGTTCTCCCTCCTTGAAACTGACTTGCTCTCTGGCACCTCTGCTGGAAATGCCCTTGCTGCCCATGCCCTCaaatctcccctcccctctccaacCCAGGGACCCACTGGAAGAGCTTCTGTTCCCACCTAAGCCAGGTTCATACGACCCCAAATAAAGAAAAGGCCAGGGAGGGGATGAGAAAGCTTGGGCCCACATCTCAAGCTGAGGCAAATCCACTCTCCAGCCCAAGCGCAACCGTGACCCTGACCTCCGACCCCAGACCAGTTGGAGGCCCCTGGAGCCTCTTCCTGGGCTGTTCAGAGGCATGATCCAGACTCAGACCTACCTGGTTCCTGCACCGCGATCACCTAGTTCCGGGGATGTGGGTATATCACTGTCCCTGGCCGAGCCTCAGCTTCATCTGTAAGAAAGGGGAGGGGTGGACGACGGCTGCGCGGGCGGGGTGAGCCTGGGGCGTGGCACCAGCCCTCTATCCAAACATGTTTGCTTACACGTTAGCTCCTGGGAGGAGACAGGAGGGTGAAAACAACCTGGAGACCGGTGTGCACCGCACTGCACAGTCTGCCATCCTCTTCAGGTCCCATACCTCTCTTGATCTCCCCGACTACTAGATGAAGCGGGTACTGCCATCCCACTTTCCAGCAGGGCACAAGCTTCTCCAATTCTCCAAGGTCAGCAAGCCACGGCAGAGCCAGGCCTAGAACTCAGGTCCCCTGCGTCTCAGTTTGGGCTCATTCCAGAATTGGTGGGGACCCCCAACCCACAGGCAATCGAGCTTGAGCCCTGACCCTGCCCTGAGTCCCCAGCCCCGACCTGAGCCTAGGCGTCTGACCTCTGGCTCCGTCCCAAGCTCCCTACTGCCTTCTTTCAAGGGTAAGCCCTTGGTCACAAGGGGCCTGGGACAGAAGGGAGGCCGCGTCCACACACACTGACTGGGTCACTATCACTGGCAGTAACTGAGTTAAAGAGAGCGGCGCGGTGCGGGTAGGCAGTGGCCCGTGGGCAACACCGTGACTGGAGCCCCTTCCCCAAGCCTGGGCCTCCGGGCCCCAGATATGCCCTGTGCCGGCACGCGTGGGGCGCCGGGCGGGTTACGTAAAGTTCGGCCTCCCCACGTCACCGGGCAGAGTCACGGCCGCGGCTCGTGAATAAGGGGGTTGGGCCATCGAAGGCAGCGCCGCGCCCGGGGGGCCACCCGCCACCTCCTACCCGTCCCCTCCCGGCCTGCACGGCCAGACGTCGGGCAGCGGAGGGTCGCGGGGCCGAGCGGGGCGTCCGCGCGCAGGTGGCCGGCGCAGCGAGGGCTGCACCTGCGTGCGCGTGTGCCGGAGGAGGAGGGGGCGGCGGCCGCGGGCGCGGCGCGGGGGACGGGGACTCACCATGGGGGGCGCGGGGCCACAGGCCGGGCGTCCCCGCCCCTGCCGCGGACCGGAGCGCGCGCTGTTCCCCGCGGGCGAGCGGGCAAAGGTCCCACGACGGACGCACGGGCGGGAGCCACCGCCGCCCGCGCCCGCCGCAGCCGCGCTCTGAGCCGCCGCGGCGGGATCGCAGGGCGGCGGTGCCGTCGCCGGCggcgggcgggcggcgggcggcgggcggcgggcggcgggcggcgcaGTGCGGCCCCGGCCAGGCAGGACAGCGGGACCGTCCGCCGCCGCCATTGGCCCGCGCCGCCGGCCCCCGCCACCACCCATTGGCCGCCGCGCTGCACCATTGTTACGTCACCGGCCGGCGGGCGGGGCGCAGCGCTGGACCCGCGGAAAACTTCGGAGAAACTTGAGGGAGCGCTGGCGGGGAGAACGGAGAGGAGGGGCGGGGCCGTGGCGAAAGGGGCGGGGCGTTGATGGGCGGGGGCGGGGCTCCCGGAACCCGAGCTGCGGGCGAAGAAAGGCTCCGAGCTCCGAGCTGCCCCAGCCCGGGAGGGCGCCGCTGCTCTGCGAACTCGGGCGCGCGCGTAGGTGGCCCGCCCTCCGCCGTGCGTGACTTTCCTCGTCGCGTCCAGCTCCCCTTTTCTCTGACCTTCCGTGACCTTGGGAAAAACCAGGCTGCTACCCCATCTGCACATGGGAGGGCCGGGGGTAGGAGCCGCGACCCCTAAGGGCTCCACCGCCTTCTGCCCGGCCAGGGTCGTGCCTGGCGCTCCCCCGCTCCAGCTGACCCGCGCAAGGGAGGGAGGGGCGGACGGATGGGGACAGCTGTTTAGGAGCGCGCACTGCGCCCATCTCGGCCTCAACACTCATGTTTCCACTTCGTTTCACGACCACCAGCCACAGTGGACACGATGATTCCCAGTTCACCCGCCAGCAAATCAGGGCTCAGAGAGGTGGCCTCAAAGAGAGGAGCGGCCAGGAGGGAAGCCGGGGGTTTGCCCTGCGGTTCTTCCCACATCTGGGCGAGATAGATTCGATTGGGCCTCGGCCACCCCCACCGTCTCCGTCGGGGGTTCCAAGGTTTGGGGTCATGACCTAGGGGGCTTAGGAGCCTGGGTCCATCTCTACTAATTTATGGCCTCACTCGCCCCCAGCGGCTGGGAATTCTAggcctattttacagatgtggacgCAGATCTGGAGAGGGGCAATGACTGCTCAGCCCCCCACCCATCCTCCCAGACACGACCTTCCACCTGGAATCCCCCTACACACGTTCTCAGAGGCCAGGCAGCCGGGGTCTCATGGTGAAATCCCCACATTCCATGCAGGGGctctttctggttccttctctagAATGCTGTCCCTGCCCTTCCAGTACTATCTCACCAGGGAGACCCTCCCACTCCCCCACTCCGCTCCAACCAAGCAAGGCCTCTGCCTCGCCCCGGTGGGAGGGGCCTGGTCCAGAGGGCACGCCCCTGCACACACAATCAGCCCTGTCCTGGCTTCTCTGTGTGCCCCAGCCAGTCAGTCTGGGTGGAAGTCTTACCTGGGCCCTCTCAACAGACCTAGGCAGGCCCCTGTCCCCAGCCCAACGAGCTCAATCCCTTAAGCACACACGCCACAGAGCAGTCCTGAGAGGCCAGGTGGACAGTACCACGAGGCAGACAAAGctgtgaggcccagagagggtcaGGCCACCCCAGCGCAGGTAGGCACTCACATGTATCCTGCCCAGGCTGCCATGCATGGACCCACCAGGGGGATGACCAGACCCCACCAGCCCTGCCCCACCTCAGGGCGGGGGACGTTCCAGGCCACGCCATCTCTCCCAGGGAGTCCATGGCAACTGCCAAGCTTACAGCAGCCAGGTTGTCAGCAGGAGTAGGGGTACAGAGGGCACTGGGCCTGGCATCCGCACCCGCCTTTGCCTCAGCTCCACATGTCTCCTCCTGTATCTAGGCCTATCTCCCTAGGGCTTCTCCCACCTGCCGGTTTTGGATGCCTCTGAGTACGATGGCAGGGAGAGCAAAGTGAGTGAAGGTCCTGGAGTCAACAATCGGCCTTTGGGAGCCCCAGACCCTGGGGGACATCTTGGGGAGATGGTGCCCAGGTGGGCTGTCTGTGGCTCAAGGCTCCCCTGCTCTCTTGCCCTCTTCGAAGGCTGGAGTTGAGATACAGCCGTCTCCATGGCTACTGGTGGAACGAGGGTGAAAGGGCACCAGTGGATGCACTGGGCCTCAGGGCGGGTCTCTCTCCACCCCTTGATGTCTTCCCTGCCCCCGTGCCCTGACCTGCCCTCCTCACTGGGGATcccagagggttttttttttttcccaagacagagtctcattctgtcacccagactggagtgcagtggcgcaatctcagctcactgcaacctccacttcccaggttcaagcaattgtcatgccgcagcctcccaagtagctgcaattacaggcatgcaccatcactcacagctagtttttgtatttttagtagagacggggttttgccatgttggccaggctggtctcgaactcttggcctcaagtgatctgcctgccccagagACCTTTTTCTAAAAGCCAAGTCTGACCCTGTTTCTCTGCTGCCTAGAAGCTTCCTGTGGACATGGACATAGCCACAAAGTCCAGATGGGCAGAAAGAGGCATTTCTGGCAGAGGGCAAAGCAGGGGCCAAGGTCTGGAGTGTGACACAAAGGCTGCAGAGGCCACCTGACTGGCCAGGTCCCATGGGGCCTGGAATGCCTGGCAAGGATGCTGGATTTTCCCCTGAGGCCCAAGTGGAGGGGTTGGGAAGTGGTTTCACTAGTGAATTATTTTAGACACACATACAAAGAGCATCATGATGCCTGGGAGCCCGGGACCCAGTTGAAGGAGCAACACACGGCAGATCGGAAGCCCTGCGTGcctgtcccctccctccccagccagccTCAGTGTGAGTCCACGTGCGTCTTTCCCACTGTAAGTGCAAGTGACAGCAGACATAGTAACACTCTCTGCCATGGGGCCCCACAGCActgcctcacctcagcctcttgcctTTTTCTCCTGAGGTCACTTTTAGATCCAGCCCCAGGGGAACCCCCTGCTTTGGGTTGCAGCCGCCATCTCTGCTGCAGTGTCTTCTGATGAAAGCTGTCCCCTGTGGGCACGAGTGTGGACATGCTGCACCTC harbors:
- the ANKRD9 gene encoding ankyrin repeat domain-containing protein 9; translation: MPWDARRPGGGADGGPEGSGAARSRAQKQCRKSSFAFYQAVRDLLPVWLLEDMRASEAFHWDERGRAAAYSPSEALLYALVHDHQAYAHYLLATFPRRALAPPSAGFRCCAAPGPHVALAVRYNRVGILRRILRTLRDFPAEERARVLDRRGCSRVEGGGTSLHVACELARPECLFLLLGHGASPGLRDGGGLTPLELLLRQLGRDAGATPSAAGAPASAPGEPRQRRLLLLDLLALYTPVGAAGSARQELLGDRPRWQRLLGEDKFQWLAGLAPPSLFARAMQVLVTAISPGRFPEALDELPLPPFLQPLDLTGKG